A single window of Candidatus Limnocylindria bacterium DNA harbors:
- the zwf gene encoding glucose-6-phosphate dehydrogenase encodes MPAKEVTVTLANPLREGLRLARTPEPACLVIFGASGDLTARKLMPALYNLALQHLLPASFAVIGSARRQMTADAFRAELHAAVAEFSRTRPINEEVWATFARSIDYVATPDDRSYGELRDVLARIDSQIGANGNRLFYLATPPAAYEPIIRAIGAHRLRGEGGWSRVVVEKPYGHDLKSAMELTSVVQEVFREDEVFRIDHYLGKETVQNILAFRFANGLFEPIWNRRYIDHVQITAAESIGIEGRGAFYEQTGAIRDLVSTHMFQMMTFLAMEPPVSFEPNRLRDETVKVLRSAQLCHPSRLVRGQYERYRSEPGVADDSNVETFAAMQIEIDNWRWADVPFFLRTGKCMAAKSTEITLKF; translated from the coding sequence GTGCCGGCTAAGGAAGTGACTGTGACCCTCGCCAACCCGCTCCGCGAGGGATTGCGGCTTGCCCGCACGCCCGAGCCAGCGTGTCTTGTCATATTCGGCGCGTCGGGCGATCTGACTGCGCGCAAGCTCATGCCCGCTTTGTACAACCTCGCCCTTCAACATCTGCTGCCCGCCAGCTTCGCTGTCATCGGATCCGCGCGCCGCCAGATGACAGCGGACGCGTTCCGAGCGGAGCTCCACGCTGCGGTCGCGGAGTTCAGCCGCACGCGGCCGATCAACGAAGAGGTTTGGGCGACGTTCGCCCGCTCCATCGACTATGTCGCGACGCCCGATGACCGCAGCTACGGCGAGCTGCGAGACGTGCTCGCGCGCATCGACAGTCAGATCGGCGCGAACGGGAACCGCCTCTTCTACCTCGCGACACCGCCGGCGGCGTACGAGCCGATCATCCGCGCGATCGGCGCGCATCGCCTGCGAGGCGAGGGCGGATGGTCGCGCGTGGTGGTGGAGAAGCCCTACGGTCACGATCTGAAGAGCGCGATGGAGCTCACGAGCGTCGTCCAGGAGGTCTTCCGCGAGGACGAGGTCTTCCGCATCGATCACTACCTGGGCAAGGAGACCGTGCAGAACATCCTGGCGTTCCGGTTCGCGAACGGCCTGTTCGAGCCGATCTGGAACCGCCGCTACATCGACCACGTGCAGATCACCGCCGCGGAATCGATCGGGATCGAGGGACGCGGCGCGTTCTACGAGCAGACCGGCGCGATCCGCGACCTGGTCTCGACGCACATGTTCCAGATGATGACGTTCCTGGCGATGGAGCCGCCGGTCTCGTTCGAGCCGAACCGGTTGCGAGACGAGACCGTGAAGGTGCTCAGGTCGGCGCAGCTCTGCCACCCGTCCCGGTTGGTGCGTGGCCAGTACGAGCGCTACCGGTCCGAGCCCGGCGTCGCCGACGACTCCAACGTCGAGACGTTCGCGGCGATGCAGATCGAGATCGACAACTGGCGCTGGGCCGACGTGCCGTTCTTCCTGCGGACGGGCAAGTGCATGGCGGCCAAGTCGACCGAGATCACGCTGAAGTTCC
- the gnd gene encoding decarboxylating 6-phosphogluconate dehydrogenase has protein sequence MEIGLYGLGRMGGNMVTRLVRGGHRVVAGNRSPGPVDEAKAEGAAGAYSIEEMAKQLKPPRVLWSMVPSGDVTDHTLDEFAKYATKGDVLVDGGNSYFRDSMRRAEKYKALGLDYLDIGVSGGIWGLEVGYCMMVGGEARAVAIVKPALDTLAPPNGWAHFGKSGAGHFIKMVHNGIEYGMMQAYGEGFELIHASEFQIDMKRVASVWMQGSVVRSWLLELAERAFEQEGPDLANIKGWVADSGEGRWTIQEAIAHDVPATVLAHSLFARFTSRQEDSYAMKVAAALRNQFGGHAVKK, from the coding sequence ATGGAGATCGGGCTCTACGGCCTGGGCCGCATGGGCGGCAACATGGTCACGCGGCTCGTCCGCGGCGGGCACCGCGTTGTCGCGGGAAATCGCAGCCCGGGCCCGGTCGATGAAGCGAAGGCCGAGGGCGCAGCGGGCGCCTACTCGATCGAGGAGATGGCGAAGCAGCTGAAGCCGCCACGCGTCCTCTGGTCGATGGTGCCCTCGGGCGACGTCACCGACCACACACTCGACGAGTTCGCGAAATACGCAACGAAGGGCGACGTCCTGGTCGACGGCGGCAACTCGTACTTCCGTGACTCGATGCGCCGCGCGGAGAAGTACAAGGCGCTCGGCCTTGACTATCTCGACATCGGAGTCTCCGGAGGCATCTGGGGGCTCGAGGTCGGCTACTGCATGATGGTCGGCGGGGAAGCGCGCGCGGTTGCCATCGTGAAGCCTGCGCTCGACACGCTCGCGCCGCCGAACGGGTGGGCGCATTTCGGGAAGAGCGGCGCGGGCCACTTCATCAAGATGGTCCACAACGGGATCGAGTACGGGATGATGCAGGCCTACGGCGAGGGCTTCGAGCTGATCCATGCGAGCGAATTCCAGATCGACATGAAGCGCGTCGCGAGCGTGTGGATGCAGGGCAGCGTGGTTCGGTCGTGGCTCCTCGAACTCGCGGAGCGCGCGTTCGAACAGGAGGGCCCCGATCTGGCAAACATCAAAGGGTGGGTCGCAGATTCAGGCGAAGGGCGCTGGACGATCCAGGAAGCGATCGCCCACGACGTGCCGGCAACGGTGCTTGCACACTCGCTCTTCGCGCGATTCACCTCACGACAAGAGGACTCGTACGCGATGAAGGTTGCGGCCGCGTTGCGCAATCAATTCGGCGGTCACGCGGTCAAGAAGTGA
- a CDS encoding transketolase — MTTVSEAATRLDLYRSLARQLRADSIRCSTAAGSGHPTSSLSAADLVAVLLAGHLRYDFERPDTLANDHLIFSKGHASPLVYAMFRAAGAIDDAELMTFRKFGSRLEGHPTPILPWVDVATGSLGQGLPIGVGVALAGKRLLKAPFHVWVVVGDSESAEGSIWEAFDLAGHEGLENVTAILDINRLGQRGPTELEWNTEAYATRVRAFGWNAIVIDGHDLAQVDDALGRARVSARPTAIVARTVKGKGVSFLEDKPGWHGKALDAQQAKQALAEIGDEPSRVFAVPSPPAWRPAPVPPPKAPDLKRYTDPIATRKAYGEAIAALGAARADVVALDAEVSNSTHAEDFKKTAPDRFFEMYIAEQRMVAVAVGMQVVGFVPFASTFAAFLTRAYDFIRMAAISRAAIRLSGSHAGVSIGEDGPSQMALEDLAMMRAVHGSTVLYPCDGNQTAKLVAAMADLRGISYIRTTRANTPVLYRPEEEFPIGGSRVVRGGDADDRVTVVAAGITVHESLKAADELAKGGIKIRVIDAYSVKPLDAGGIARAVRETGGRLLIVEDHWPEGGLGDAAVSGLVSLGVKDIVLRHLAVRDMPTSGKPAELLEAAGIAARDIAAAVRALLD, encoded by the coding sequence GTGACCACCGTGAGCGAGGCCGCAACGCGCCTCGATCTGTACCGTTCGCTGGCTCGTCAACTGCGCGCCGACAGCATCCGCTGTTCGACGGCCGCCGGGTCGGGCCACCCGACATCATCGCTATCCGCGGCTGACCTTGTGGCGGTGTTGCTCGCCGGCCATCTTCGCTACGACTTCGAGCGGCCGGACACGCTCGCGAACGATCACCTCATCTTTTCCAAGGGACACGCGTCGCCGCTGGTCTACGCGATGTTCCGCGCCGCCGGCGCGATCGATGATGCGGAGCTGATGACGTTCCGGAAGTTCGGCTCGCGCCTCGAGGGCCATCCCACGCCGATCCTTCCCTGGGTCGACGTCGCGACCGGCTCCCTCGGGCAGGGTCTGCCGATCGGCGTCGGCGTCGCGCTCGCCGGCAAGCGTCTCCTCAAGGCGCCGTTCCACGTCTGGGTCGTCGTGGGCGACAGCGAGTCGGCCGAGGGCTCGATCTGGGAGGCATTCGATCTCGCCGGTCATGAGGGCCTCGAGAACGTCACCGCGATCCTCGATATCAATCGCCTCGGGCAGCGTGGCCCGACCGAGCTCGAGTGGAATACGGAGGCGTACGCCACGCGCGTCCGGGCGTTCGGCTGGAACGCGATCGTGATCGACGGCCACGATCTCGCGCAGGTCGACGACGCGCTCGGTCGCGCCCGCGTGTCGGCGCGTCCGACGGCGATCGTCGCCCGCACGGTGAAGGGCAAAGGCGTCTCGTTCCTCGAGGACAAACCCGGCTGGCACGGCAAGGCTCTCGACGCGCAGCAGGCGAAACAGGCCCTCGCGGAGATCGGCGACGAGCCGTCGCGCGTGTTCGCGGTACCGAGCCCACCGGCCTGGCGACCCGCGCCGGTTCCCCCGCCAAAGGCGCCGGACCTGAAGCGCTACACCGACCCCATCGCGACGCGCAAGGCGTACGGCGAGGCGATCGCTGCGCTCGGCGCTGCGCGCGCGGACGTCGTCGCGCTGGACGCCGAGGTGAGCAACTCGACGCACGCGGAGGATTTCAAGAAGACCGCTCCCGATCGGTTCTTCGAGATGTACATCGCGGAGCAACGCATGGTCGCGGTCGCCGTGGGGATGCAGGTCGTGGGTTTCGTGCCGTTCGCGTCGACGTTCGCGGCGTTCCTCACGCGTGCGTATGACTTCATCCGCATGGCGGCGATCTCGCGCGCGGCCATCCGTCTCTCAGGCTCACACGCCGGCGTGTCGATCGGCGAGGACGGTCCCTCGCAGATGGCGCTCGAGGATCTCGCGATGATGCGCGCGGTGCACGGCAGCACCGTGCTGTATCCCTGCGATGGCAATCAGACCGCGAAGCTCGTCGCGGCGATGGCGGACCTGCGGGGCATCTCGTATATCCGGACGACGCGCGCGAACACTCCGGTCCTGTATCGACCCGAGGAGGAGTTCCCGATCGGCGGAAGCCGCGTCGTGCGCGGCGGCGATGCGGACGATCGCGTCACGGTCGTCGCCGCCGGCATCACCGTGCACGAGAGCCTGAAGGCCGCGGACGAGCTGGCCAAGGGTGGCATCAAGATCCGGGTCATCGACGCGTACTCGGTGAAGCCGCTCGACGCGGGTGGCATCGCGAGGGCGGTGCGCGAGACTGGTGGAAGGCTTCTCATCGTCGAGGACCACTGGCCGGAGGGCGGCCTCGGCGACGCCGCCGTATCGGGCCTCGTCTCACTCGGGGTGAAGGACATCGTCCTGCGGCATCTCGCGGTGCGCGACATGCCAACGTCGGGAAAGCCTGCCGAGCTCCTCGAGGCCGCCGGGATCGCCGCACGCGACATCGCCGCGGCGGTGCGCGCTCTGCTCGACTGA
- a CDS encoding HAMP domain-containing sensor histidine kinase, whose translation MARKISLTALSLVAIASVCLVDLLTGPDIGFSLFYLIPVVVTAWYLGRGPGVVVAVSGALAWLFADTMNRDAVSLPASTWNAFTRLVIFIAIALLLDRQRTNTARLARIDRQRQDFLRVLDYELPRPIEAIAELAKKLDRNTPAQSEEHNTVQELQRRAQELQFLARDFVSLGRLQSERLLLTRRQSDLNDIVRDAVRAIVDKQRVIITLGAEAPIVDADVDRLRQAIESVIRSALQHSTEYVNVAVRVDAQSAWVDVSDRSRVPLRVDDRALFEDPERADDPRAVAVADRFLGLELARLLMEANGGSLDIESPSTLGSLVRLRLPRTTRPPIIRPATA comes from the coding sequence GTGGCCCGCAAGATATCGCTGACGGCGCTGTCCCTCGTCGCGATCGCTTCGGTGTGCCTCGTCGATCTCCTCACCGGCCCCGACATCGGCTTCTCGCTCTTCTACCTCATCCCGGTCGTCGTGACGGCCTGGTACCTAGGCCGCGGTCCGGGTGTGGTCGTCGCGGTCTCGGGGGCCCTCGCCTGGCTCTTCGCGGACACGATGAACCGCGACGCCGTATCGCTCCCGGCCTCGACATGGAACGCATTCACGCGCTTGGTCATCTTCATCGCCATCGCGCTGCTGCTCGATCGGCAGCGTACGAATACCGCGCGTCTTGCCAGGATCGACCGCCAGCGCCAGGACTTCCTCCGCGTTCTCGACTACGAGCTGCCGCGGCCGATCGAGGCGATCGCCGAGCTCGCGAAGAAGCTCGACCGCAACACGCCGGCCCAGTCCGAGGAGCACAACACGGTGCAGGAGCTGCAGCGACGCGCGCAGGAGCTGCAGTTCCTCGCGCGCGACTTCGTATCGCTCGGGAGACTGCAGAGCGAACGGCTGCTGCTGACTCGAAGACAGTCCGATCTCAATGACATCGTTCGCGATGCCGTGCGCGCCATCGTGGACAAGCAACGCGTGATCATCACCCTCGGCGCGGAGGCGCCCATCGTCGATGCCGACGTCGATCGCCTGCGGCAGGCGATCGAGAGCGTGATCCGGAGCGCGCTGCAGCACTCGACCGAGTACGTGAACGTGGCCGTTCGGGTCGATGCGCAGTCCGCATGGGTCGATGTCAGTGACCGTTCGCGCGTGCCGCTGCGCGTCGACGATCGGGCTCTCTTCGAGGATCCCGAACGCGCTGACGACCCGCGCGCGGTCGCGGTGGCCGACCGCTTTCTCGGCCTCGAGCTCGCGCGGCTCCTCATGGAGGCGAACGGTGGATCGCTCGACATCGAGAGTCCGTCGACGCTCGGCTCGCTCGTCCGACTCCGTCTTCCGCGGACCACACGCCCGCCGATCATCCGTCCGGCGACCGCTTAG
- a CDS encoding gluconokinase, whose protein sequence is MLREPLAIPLREARAPLVLALDIGTSGLRVFLFDVRGRPIAPFIAHADRPVRTSADGEATVDAEERVGAAFRAIDTVLSGAGRRAGEIAAVATSTFWHSLVGVGADGRPTTRVLTWADTRARSAAAMLRREVDPVATHARTGCVLHASYLPAKLRWLRENDGDAYARTKWWMSLGEYLYLRVLGARRAGHGMASATGLYDQRSRGWDRPLLSHLVVGEETLSPIDDAPLTAMLPAFARRWPALANAKWVPAVGDGACSNVGAGAVGRDTASLFLGTSGAMRVVYATDDPPTIPGGWTYHLDASRVVAGGALSNGGNVLRWIADVFPGVDVPRALRRASADGPLIALPLLAGDRSPTWNDAARAAVAGIGLGTTADDVVRAMVEGVAYRVARLWDVTSRALPGIERVIATGGTLLAFPWLMQLFADAIDRPLLMSGAGEGSARGAVIAALERIGAVPDLAAVRSPLGRTFRPRPAAHARLRAGTERQRQLEEALGPLMS, encoded by the coding sequence GTGCTGCGCGAGCCGCTCGCGATCCCGCTGCGCGAAGCGCGCGCGCCGCTCGTGCTCGCGCTCGATATCGGCACGTCGGGGCTGCGTGTCTTCCTCTTCGACGTGCGTGGACGGCCGATCGCTCCGTTCATCGCGCACGCCGACCGGCCGGTGCGGACCTCGGCCGATGGCGAGGCCACGGTGGATGCGGAGGAGCGCGTGGGCGCAGCGTTCCGCGCGATCGACACCGTCCTGTCGGGCGCCGGTCGCCGCGCCGGCGAGATCGCGGCCGTTGCCACATCGACGTTCTGGCACAGCCTCGTCGGTGTTGGCGCGGATGGCCGTCCGACAACACGAGTGCTCACCTGGGCAGACACGCGTGCACGGAGCGCGGCCGCGATGCTGCGCCGCGAAGTCGATCCGGTCGCGACGCATGCGCGCACCGGTTGCGTCCTCCACGCGTCGTATCTGCCAGCGAAGCTACGTTGGCTTCGTGAGAACGACGGAGATGCGTACGCACGCACGAAATGGTGGATGTCGCTCGGCGAGTACCTGTATCTGCGGGTCCTCGGTGCGCGACGAGCCGGACACGGAATGGCCTCCGCTACCGGGCTCTACGACCAGCGCTCGCGCGGCTGGGATCGGCCGCTGCTTTCGCACCTCGTCGTCGGCGAGGAGACGCTGTCGCCGATCGACGACGCACCCCTTACGGCGATGCTCCCTGCCTTCGCACGACGGTGGCCCGCTCTGGCGAACGCGAAGTGGGTGCCCGCAGTCGGCGACGGGGCGTGCTCGAACGTGGGAGCGGGAGCGGTCGGTCGCGACACCGCGTCGCTCTTCCTGGGGACGTCCGGCGCGATGCGCGTGGTCTACGCGACCGACGATCCGCCGACGATCCCAGGCGGATGGACGTACCACCTCGACGCTTCGCGAGTCGTTGCCGGCGGCGCGCTGTCGAACGGCGGCAACGTGCTTCGCTGGATCGCCGATGTGTTCCCGGGCGTCGATGTCCCTCGCGCCCTGCGGCGCGCGTCAGCGGACGGACCGCTCATCGCGCTTCCGCTGCTGGCCGGCGATCGCAGCCCGACGTGGAATGACGCGGCGCGCGCCGCGGTGGCCGGCATCGGTCTCGGAACGACCGCGGACGACGTCGTGCGCGCGATGGTCGAGGGCGTCGCGTATCGCGTGGCGCGGCTGTGGGACGTCACGAGCCGCGCGCTGCCGGGCATCGAACGAGTCATCGCGACGGGCGGCACGCTGCTCGCGTTCCCATGGCTCATGCAGCTCTTCGCCGACGCCATCGATCGCCCGTTGCTCATGAGCGGGGCCGGAGAGGGTTCGGCGCGCGGCGCCGTGATCGCCGCGCTCGAGCGGATCGGCGCGGTGCCCGACCTCGCCGCTGTGCGCTCGCCGCTCGGACGAACGTTCCGCCCGAGGCCTGCTGCGCACGCTCGACTTCGCGCCGGAACGGAGCGTCAGCGGCAGTTGGAGGAGGCACTCGGCCCGCTGATGTCATGA
- a CDS encoding LemA family protein, whose protein sequence is MEILIPLIIVAVIVVFVISLYNRLVTMRQRVREAWADIDVQLKRRWDLIPNLIETVKGYAAHERQTFDSVTQARAAAITAAQSGSPEQRAQAETALGAALVNLRAVAEAYPQLQAVQEFKDLSENLRDTEDKIAFARRFYNGNVRDYNTAIQSVPTNILAGMFGFTAEQYFEMADPAQREVPKVSFS, encoded by the coding sequence TTGGAGATCCTGATCCCGCTCATCATCGTCGCGGTCATCGTCGTATTCGTCATCAGCCTCTACAACCGTCTGGTCACGATGCGCCAGCGCGTGCGCGAAGCGTGGGCCGACATCGACGTCCAGCTGAAGCGGCGCTGGGACCTGATCCCCAACTTGATCGAGACCGTGAAGGGATACGCCGCGCACGAGCGACAGACATTCGATTCCGTAACGCAGGCGCGTGCCGCCGCGATCACAGCGGCGCAGTCCGGATCGCCCGAGCAGCGAGCACAGGCGGAGACCGCTCTCGGCGCCGCTCTGGTGAATCTGCGCGCGGTCGCTGAGGCATACCCGCAACTCCAAGCGGTGCAGGAGTTCAAGGATCTCTCGGAGAACCTGAGGGACACCGAGGACAAGATCGCGTTCGCGCGCCGGTTCTACAACGGGAATGTCCGCGACTACAACACCGCGATCCAATCCGTGCCGACCAACATCCTCGCTGGGATGTTCGGCTTCACCGCCGAGCAGTATTTCGAGATGGCCGACCCGGCCCAGCGTGAAGTCCCGAAGGTGTCGTTCAGCTAG
- a CDS encoding M48 family metallopeptidase, which translates to MAAPQSRLNIYDAAAANRWRTVALITVFTGILIALGYVVGEVFTPGGGVAMIPAALGLSGVSATASYFAGDKLVLAQSQARELAPGEEPQLRNVVETLSIGLGIPPPRIYVIDDTAPNAFATGRDPKHASIAVTRGLIDKLDRTELEGVIAHELSHVGNHDIRVMLLVTVLVGTIALLSDWMFRSFAWGGGRRGRDRGGGGIILIIAIALAILTPIIATLIQLAVSRQREYLADASGALLTRFPPGLASALRKIAADKEALEVANKATASLYFANPLKDAPRAMDGLFDTHPPIAERIRRLEAM; encoded by the coding sequence GTGGCCGCTCCGCAGTCCCGGCTCAACATCTACGACGCCGCCGCCGCGAACCGCTGGCGCACCGTCGCGCTCATCACGGTGTTCACAGGCATCCTCATCGCCCTCGGCTACGTCGTCGGTGAGGTGTTCACGCCGGGAGGCGGCGTCGCGATGATCCCCGCGGCGCTCGGTCTCTCCGGCGTTTCCGCCACGGCGTCGTACTTCGCCGGCGACAAGCTCGTCCTCGCACAGAGTCAGGCACGTGAGCTGGCGCCCGGGGAGGAGCCGCAGCTGCGGAACGTTGTCGAGACCCTTTCGATCGGACTCGGCATCCCTCCACCGCGTATCTATGTGATCGATGACACGGCGCCGAACGCGTTCGCCACGGGCCGCGACCCCAAGCACGCCTCCATCGCGGTGACGCGCGGGTTGATCGACAAGCTTGACCGCACTGAGCTGGAAGGCGTGATCGCACATGAGCTCTCGCACGTCGGCAATCACGACATTCGCGTGATGCTCCTTGTGACCGTCCTCGTGGGGACCATCGCGCTCCTTTCGGACTGGATGTTCCGATCCTTCGCGTGGGGTGGCGGACGCCGCGGTCGCGACCGTGGCGGCGGCGGGATCATCCTGATCATCGCGATCGCGCTCGCGATCCTCACGCCGATCATCGCGACCTTGATCCAGCTCGCCGTCTCCAGGCAGCGCGAATACCTAGCCGACGCGTCAGGCGCGCTGCTCACGCGGTTTCCGCCGGGCCTCGCGAGCGCGCTGCGCAAGATCGCCGCGGACAAAGAGGCGCTCGAGGTGGCCAACAAGGCGACCGCATCCCTCTACTTCGCGAACCCCCTGAAGGACGCGCCGCGCGCGATGGATGGGCTCTTCGATACGCACCCGCCGATCGCGGAGCGCATCCGCCGTCTCGAGGCGATGTGA
- a CDS encoding CoA transferase — protein MPQPPLDGIRVLEVGNYMAGPFCGMQLADLGADVIKIEDPRGGDLSRRLEPIVDGESGNFVRLNRGKRSVALDLKQEAGAGIFRRLAERADVIVENLRPGTMRDLGLEPQGLLDANPRLVYAAVTGWGLDGPYADRPALDIIIQAMSGLMSVTGEEGGAPVKVGVSISDLVAGLYATIAILAALSVRQRDGRGQLVDISMYESSVSLAVWEAGQFFTTGEIPRAAGSAHKLIGPYQAVRAADRHFVLGATTAPNWHGFCAALGLERIERDPRFADGTLRRRNKAELIPLIEEVTATRPAAHWLSVLRAAGVPCGEIQDYSQVFTDPHLRERGFFVDLPHAKLGTVRALGTPLRLRSSPARIERAGPILGQHSAEVLREIGHSEDEVRAFVARGTVAAA, from the coding sequence ATGCCTCAGCCTCCGCTGGATGGGATCCGTGTTCTCGAGGTCGGTAACTACATGGCGGGTCCGTTCTGTGGCATGCAACTCGCGGATCTCGGAGCCGACGTCATCAAGATCGAAGATCCGCGCGGCGGCGACCTGTCGCGTCGGCTCGAGCCGATCGTGGACGGTGAGAGCGGCAACTTCGTGCGGCTCAACCGCGGCAAGCGGAGCGTCGCCCTCGACCTGAAGCAGGAGGCGGGCGCCGGCATCTTCCGCCGCCTTGCGGAGCGCGCCGACGTCATCGTCGAGAACCTGCGGCCGGGCACGATGCGCGACCTCGGCCTCGAGCCACAGGGCCTCCTCGACGCAAACCCTCGTCTCGTGTACGCGGCGGTGACCGGCTGGGGTCTCGATGGGCCATACGCCGATCGTCCGGCACTCGACATCATCATCCAGGCGATGAGCGGCCTCATGAGCGTCACCGGCGAGGAGGGCGGCGCGCCGGTCAAGGTCGGCGTGTCGATCTCCGACCTCGTCGCTGGCCTCTACGCGACCATCGCCATCCTCGCTGCGCTCAGCGTCCGTCAGCGCGACGGCCGCGGGCAGCTCGTCGACATCTCGATGTACGAATCGTCGGTGTCGCTCGCGGTCTGGGAGGCCGGACAGTTCTTCACGACCGGCGAGATCCCTCGCGCCGCGGGCTCCGCGCACAAGCTCATCGGCCCGTACCAGGCGGTGCGTGCGGCCGACAGGCACTTCGTGCTCGGGGCGACCACCGCGCCGAACTGGCATGGGTTCTGTGCGGCGCTCGGGCTCGAGCGAATCGAGCGAGACCCGCGCTTCGCGGACGGGACGCTCCGCCGCCGCAACAAGGCAGAGCTCATCCCGCTCATCGAAGAGGTCACCGCCACGCGCCCGGCAGCGCATTGGCTTTCGGTGCTGCGAGCGGCGGGCGTTCCGTGTGGCGAGATCCAGGACTACAGCCAGGTCTTCACCGACCCGCACCTGAGGGAGCGCGGCTTCTTCGTCGATCTGCCTCACGCGAAACTCGGTACGGTGCGCGCGCTCGGGACGCCGCTGCGTCTGCGCTCTTCGCCGGCGCGCATCGAGCGCGCGGGCCCAATCCTGGGCCAACACTCGGCTGAGGTGCTGCGCGAGATCGGTCATTCCGAGGATGAGGTGCGCGCGTTCGTCGCGCGTGGCACCGTGGCGGCGGCATGA
- a CDS encoding enoyl-CoA hydratase/isomerase family protein, producing MSDVLVERRGDVVWLTFNRPEARNAMTFAMYERMAEVAREVDADRAVRALVLTGAGGAFVSGTDISQFSGFARESDALEYEARMDAWMSALEHVRVPTIAALRGPVVGGGAAIAAACDLRIAAPSARFGVPVARTLGNCFSMANLVRLSSLVGVARVKEIVFTARLLDAEEALHIGLYHEVTKDEDALVSRVDELARTIASHAPLTLQASKEALRRIRDRMLPEESADLILLCYMSRDFREGVQAFIEKRKPVWTGE from the coding sequence ATGAGCGACGTGCTCGTCGAGCGCCGCGGCGACGTCGTGTGGCTCACCTTCAACCGGCCCGAGGCGCGCAACGCGATGACGTTCGCGATGTACGAGCGCATGGCCGAGGTCGCTCGCGAGGTCGACGCCGATCGTGCCGTGCGCGCGCTCGTGCTGACCGGTGCGGGCGGCGCGTTCGTCTCCGGCACCGACATTTCGCAGTTCAGCGGATTCGCGCGGGAGAGCGACGCTCTCGAGTACGAAGCGCGGATGGACGCTTGGATGAGCGCGCTGGAGCACGTGCGCGTTCCGACCATCGCCGCGCTTCGCGGCCCCGTCGTCGGTGGTGGCGCGGCGATCGCGGCGGCGTGCGATCTGCGCATCGCCGCGCCGTCCGCACGCTTCGGCGTGCCGGTCGCGCGCACGCTCGGCAACTGCTTCTCCATGGCCAACCTCGTGCGGCTGTCGTCGCTCGTCGGCGTCGCGCGGGTGAAGGAGATCGTGTTCACGGCGCGCCTCCTCGATGCGGAGGAGGCCCTCCACATCGGTCTCTACCACGAGGTCACGAAGGATGAGGACGCCCTCGTGTCACGGGTGGACGAGCTCGCGCGGACGATCGCTTCGCATGCGCCACTCACGCTTCAGGCGTCGAAAGAGGCGCTACGTCGGATCCGCGACCGCATGCTTCCGGAAGAGAGCGCCGATCTCATCCTGCTCTGCTATATGAGCCGCGACTTCCGCGAGGGCGTCCAAGCGTTCATTGAGAAGCGAAAGCCGGTCTGGACGGGCGAGTGA
- a CDS encoding MBL fold metallo-hydrolase produces the protein MLRARDVIRLHMGHYTVPLDFPRAPHLQGAAIVVDAFLVRHPSGPILLDTGLVAGHAKAEELFHPVIRPFDDVLHEASLRPEDTRAVANCHLHIDHSGNNFRFPRVPIFVQRVERDTASTTLDYSLPERTIAFPDARLEVLDGEEAEVAPGVHIIPTPGHTAGHQSFVIETQEGRIVIAGQAFSDAAEYARALYAWMLDRAGSPHPEYAPWVARLQELDPWRVTFAHDLAIWQRDADPHS, from the coding sequence ATGCTGCGCGCGCGCGACGTGATCCGTCTGCACATGGGGCACTACACCGTGCCGCTCGACTTCCCGCGCGCGCCCCACCTGCAGGGTGCCGCGATCGTCGTGGACGCGTTCCTCGTCCGCCACCCTTCGGGCCCGATCCTGCTCGACACCGGACTCGTGGCGGGCCATGCGAAGGCCGAGGAGCTCTTCCATCCCGTCATCCGGCCATTCGATGACGTGCTGCATGAGGCGTCGCTGCGGCCCGAGGACACGCGCGCCGTCGCCAACTGTCACCTGCACATCGACCATTCGGGCAACAACTTCCGCTTCCCTCGCGTGCCCATCTTCGTGCAACGGGTCGAGCGCGACACCGCAAGCACGACCCTCGACTACTCGCTGCCCGAGAGGACGATCGCCTTTCCCGACGCGCGCCTTGAGGTGCTCGACGGTGAGGAAGCCGAGGTCGCGCCCGGTGTTCACATCATTCCGACGCCCGGTCACACCGCTGGTCATCAGTCGTTCGTCATCGAGACCCAGGAAGGCCGCATCGTCATCGCGGGCCAGGCGTTCTCCGACGCCGCGGAGTACGCGCGTGCCCTGTACGCGTGGATGCTGGACCGCGCCGGATCACCTCATCCGGAGTACGCGCCGTGGGTGGCGCGTCTACAGGAGCTCGATCCGTGGCGCGTGACGTTCGCGCACGACCTCGCGATCTGGCAGCGCGACGCTGACCCACACTCCTAG